In Struthio camelus isolate bStrCam1 chromosome 35, bStrCam1.hap1, whole genome shotgun sequence, the DNA window AGGCCGGGGGgcgtttgggggctggggggggcaggccTTGAGGGGGGGTTGGGgatgggggtgtttgggggctggggggggtcgggggggcaggATTTAGAGTATTTGGGGACAGGCCGGGGGGCGtttgggggctggtgggggcaGGCCTTGAGGGGGGGTTGGGgatgggggtgtttgggggctggggggggttcgggggggcaGGATTTAGAGTATTTGGGGACAGGCCGCGGgggggatagggatggggatgggggtgtttggggacagggatgggggtgtttggggggagTTGTAGGAGTATTTGGGGCAGGGACGAGGGGAgggttggggacagggatgggggtatttggggggagtTGTAGGAGTATTTGGGGCAGGGACGAGGGGAGTTGGGGACAGGCCGtggggtatttggggggagtTGTAGGAGTATTTGGGGCAGGGACAAGGGGGGGGTTGGGGACAGGCcgtgggggttttgggggggagtTGGAGGAGTATTTGGGGCAGGGACGAGGGGAGGGTTGGGGACAGGCcatgggggtatttggggggagtTGTAGGAGTATTTGGGGCAGGGACAAgggggggggttggggacaggccgtgggggtatttggggggagtTGTAGGAGTATTTGGGGCAGGGACGAGGGGAGTTGGGGACAGGCCGtggggtatttggggggagtTGTAGGAGTATTTGGGGCAGGGACGAGGGGAGTTGGGGACAGGCCGtggggtatttggggggagtTGTAGGAGTATTTGGGGCAGGGACGAGGGGAGGGTTGGGGACAGGCcgtgggggtatttggggggagtTGTAGGAGTATTTGGGGCAGGGACGAGGGGAGGGTTGGGGACAGGCcgtgggggtatttggggggagtTGGAGGAGTATTTGGGACAGGGACGAGGGGAGGGTTGGGGGCAGGCcgtgggggttttgggggggagtTGTAGGAGTAtttggggacagggacaaggggggggttggggacaggccgtggggtatttggggggagtTGTAGGAGTATTTGGGGCAGGGACGAGGGGAGGGTTGGGGGCAGGCcgtgggggtatttggggggagtTGTAGGAGTATTTGGGGACAGGGACGAGGGGAGGGTTGGGGACAGGCcgtgggggtatttggggggagtTGTAGGAGTATTTGGGGCAGGGACGAGGGGAGGGTTGGGGACAGGCcgtgggggtatttggggggagtTGTAGGAGTATTTGGGGCAGGGACGAGGGGAGTTGGGGACAGGCcgtgggggtatttggggggagtTGTAGGAGTATTTGGGGCAGGGACGAGGGGAGGGTTGGGGACAGGCcatgggggtatttggggggagtTGGAGGAGTatttggggacagggacgggggggggggttggggacaggccatgggggtatttggggggagtTGTAGGAGTATTTGGGGCAGGGACGAGGGGAGTTGGGGACAGGCCGTGGGGGTATTTGGGGGAGACTCGGAAGGGCatttggggacagggatggaggtaTTTGGGGACACTGGCAGGGggatttgggtgggggggggcatttGAGAgcaggttttggggtgggggggaattggGGTCCCTCCGGGGGTATTGGGGGTCCCTGACCGACGGGTGCCCCACAGGCAGCCGGGAGGAGCTGGTGGAGCGGCTGCAGACCTACACCCTGCAGGTGAGCCGCCCCGGCACCCGCGGGTGGCCCTGCGCCGGGGCACCCTCGGGGGGGGTCAGCCCCTCCTCGTCCCCCACGTGGGTGCTGCCGTGTCCCAGCGTCCCCCCGGGTGGGGGTCCCCCATGTTCCAATATCCCCCCCCAGCTGGGATCCCTGCTCCACATCCCCTCCCACCATCTGGAGTGCAGTCCCTGTGTCccctcagggtgggggggggtccctacaCCCTCCCCCGAGGCAGGGTCCCCAAATCGGACACCCCATCAccacgttccccccccccccattttgcaCCCCACAGACAGGCATCGTGCTGAGCCGCCCTGTGCTCCGGGCAGAGGAGGGCGACAAGGCGGCGCAGCCCCCGCTGCCGGGGCAGGTAGGGCCCTGGGGTGCCCTGTGGGGGGTGGCGGGTGctgtggggggcagggggggctctggggtgccccatggggggcggtgggtgctgtggggagcagggggggctctggggtgccccatggGGGGCGATAGGTGCCATGGGGAGCAGGGGGGACTCTGGGGTGCCccatggggggctctggggggctgtggggggccgggAGGGCCCTGGGGTGCCCCATTGGGGGCAGCGGGCGCTGTAGGTGGcagagggggctctggggtgccccattGGGGGAGTGACAAGTGctgtgggggttgggggggctctggggtgcctcaTTGGGGGGCAGAGTGacggtgggtgctctggtggcagGGGAGGGCCCTGGGGTGCCCCATGGGGGGCGATGGGTACCATGGGGAGCATGGAGGACCCTGGGGTGCCCCATTGGGTGGTGAAGGGACAGTGGGTGTtgtgggaggcaggagaggaccctggggtgccccatgggggggggggttgggacccACGAGGCCGGGAGGGCACCCATGCCCCCCCTGAGACACGGCACCCGCAGCTGCCCGCCATGGCCATGCAGCACCCGCCGGTGGGCatggtgccgccgccgcccggcatgGGCATGAGCTACCCGCTGGGTGTGGgggtgcccccgccgccccccccgggcatGGGGCCGCCCCTGCGGGTGCCCCCCGGCGAGCCGGGGCTGCGGGTGCCCCCCGGGGTGCCCCCCGGCGAGCCCGGCCTCTCCGAGGACGAGCGGCTCAAGCTGGCGCAGCAGCAGGcggccctgctcctgcagcaggaggagcGCGCCAAGCAGGTATGGGCCCCCCCCGGGCATGggggcacccctgggacccccccggggcatGGGGGAATCTGCAAGACCCCCCCAACAGTCTCAGGGCAAGCCTGGGCGTTGGGGCCCCCCACCCCAGACAGTCACCCCTTGGCGCCCTCCTGGGCTGCGTGCGGGCACCTCTGGGCAGGGGTGGGAGTCCCAAGCGTGGGAGGGCACCCGTGGGCCCCCCCAGCGTGACTGGGCACCCGTAGACATCCCCAGGTACCCGTGGGCCCCACCAGGCATGGCTGGGCACCCATAGGCACCCTGAGAACACGGCTGAGCACCCTTGGGCCCTCCCAGGCATGGCCTGGCACCCCTGAGACCCTCTGGGCAGGGCCAGgcacccctgggcccccccccccaaggcacaGCCGGGCACCTATTGCACATGGCGGGACACCATTGGGGCCCCCCCGGGCGTTGCTGTGCACCCATCGCACCCTGTTGAACATGACCATGAGCCCACGGGCCCCTCGTGCATGGCTGGGCACCCATGGCCCACCCCCCCCCGGTGTTACTGGACACCCATGGCCCCCCCATCCTCATTTAGCAACCAAGCGGGCGGGGGGTGCTGGAGGCAGAGGACGGATGCCAGGGCTGGCGGGTGCCCAGTGTCACCCTGACCCCCCCTTCCTGCAGGGCCAGCACCCGTTCGGGGACAAGGTgaaggagcaggagctgctggagcagcagaaaCGGGTACGGCCCCTGCGGGGGACGGGGACGCTTCCCTGGCGGGGATGCTCCCCAGGGACACTGcctggggggtgggggacagGTTGGGGACAGCGGTGACACCACCCCTGGGTCCCCACAGGCTgcggtgctgctggagcaggagcggcagcaggagctggccaAGCTGGCGCCTGccgtgccccggcccccccaggaCGTGGGGCCCCTGGGTGCCCGGCCCCCCATGGTGCCCCGAGGTGAGTGCCACCGTCCCCAGCGCTGCAGCGGGCAGTGCCACCATCCCCAAGGGCCACATCGGGCAGCGCGACTGTCCCTGGGGTGTCGAGAGGGCTGCGGTGGACGGTGCCACCCCTTTTCTGCCCTCACGCCATCATGCCACCCTGTCCCCACCGAGGTCCCCATGTGTCCTCGGCCATCCCCATCGCGATGGCCTTGTGTGTCCCCGTGGGGGTCCCTAGGTGTCCTCGACCATCCCTGTCTGTATTAGTGCCCCTAGCCGGCCCCACCTCCTTTGCAGTCCCCATATGTCCCCCGCTGCGCCTTGTCCCTTTGGGAGTGCCTGGGTGCCCTTGGCCGTCCATGTCCCCTTCAGGGTCCCCAGGTGTTCCCAGCCATCCCTGTCAAGGACAGAGGCACCCCCCCACCCATCTCCATGGGTGTCCCTGGGGGTTCCCATCTCTGGGGGGGGTCCTTCGGTGCCCCCAAGCGTCCCCATGGGACTCTCCTACCGTCACCCATCAGCTCCTCTCGCCCTGCAGGCAGCGCACCTGTGGGTGCCCCCATGCCCGGCATGCCCAtgggtgccccccgcccccgtggaccccccccaccccccggcgaGGAGAGCCGAGAGGTGAGAGCTGGGGGGGAGgtgtgcccggacgcctgggtcccctgggatgggggtggggaggggatgcCTGAACACCTGGGTCCGTTGGGGTGGGGAGGATGGTGCAGTGgaacccggatgcctgggtccccagggcagggggaggggagcaccCAGACTCGTGGGTCCCCGTAATGGGGAATGGAGTGGgacacctggacacctgggtcctcgtGGGAGGTGAGGGATGGGACGCGGGCACCTGGACACCTGGATCCCCGTGGGGAGTGGGCAGGGGTCTCTGGGGTCAGAGGACTGGGGCACTCGGATGCCTCAGTGCCCTGGAGCAGTGATGGATGCGGTGGgacacccagacgcctgggtctcCATTGAGGGGGGAACGGAGCAGGCCATCCCCCATCAGATGGCATCTGGCCACCTGAGTGTCggtggagggggctgtggggtggagcCGGGGCACccgaacgcctgggtccctggcggcagggggcacagggggcagtgcagggaccacctggacacctgggttctcccCGCAGCCGGACGACTCCACCGTGGGCCCAAAGATCCCGCAGGCGCTGGAGAAGATCCTGCAGCTGAAGGAGATCCGCCAGGAGGAGCTCATTACCGTCCCCGGTGTCTCGGGTGAGCCCgagggcaccctggggtgggccCCGGCGGGTGCCCAGCACCCGCCGCTCACCCACGCTGTGTCCCCGCAGCTGACGACGAGATGGAGACGGACTCGCGGGCTTCGCTCAGCATCTCAGCCTCTGAGGCCGAGGACGACGCGGTGCTCTCCAAGAAGGAGGTGAGGGCTGGCGCTGGGGGGCCGTACCCCTACTTGGGTCTGCCAGGAGGGCACCGCTGGGTGCCAGGCCCTGTCGTGGGCTGCGGGCACCCGCACCAGCCCTGGCGGTGCCCTCATTTTGCTCgctcttctccctcctgccagcGTAACCGCAAGCGCCGCAACCGCAAGAAGAAAAAACGGGCCCGGGCAACGCGGGATGGGGCTGCCCAGTCCGCCCGGGACAGCCCAGCAAGTACCGAGGCCACCGACGTGGAGATTGAATATGTCACCGAGGAGCCCGAGATCTACGACCCCAACTTCGTCTTCTTCAAGAGGATCTTCGACGCTTTCAAGGTAGTTGCTAAATTAGCACGGGGGCCGTAACTGGGCACCCAGGGCTGTGCCTGCAGCGGGCAGAGCCTCACGGTACCCACTGCTGTGCCCGCAGCTCACGGACGATGTGAAGAAGGACAAGGAAAAGGAGCCAGACAAGGCAGACAGGCAGGAGAGCGCTACCATGCCCAAGAAGAAGGGCTTTGAGGACGGACAGAAGGGCAGCGAGGATGACAGCTCTGAGGATGAGCAGGTGGACACCCAGCTGGGCATCATTTTGGGTGCCATGATGGCACCATTTGGGGTGTCGTGGTGCGGTTGGGCACCAAGAAGGGTCCTGTGGTGGAGCTGGGCACCAGGGTGGGCATCGTGGTGTGGATGGGCACGGGGATGGGCTTTGTGGTGGGAACAGGCACTGTTTTGGGCAGCATGGTGGAGATGAATGCCAGGATGGGCATCGTGTTGGAGAGGGGGACCACGGTGATTGCTTGGTGCACATGGGCACCAGGATGGGCAGCGTGGTGGGGACAGGGACCATTTTGGGCCCCGCGGTGGAGATAGTCACCATTTTGGGTATTGCAGTGGAGATGAGGACCATTGTGGTGACTTTGGAGAGGACAGGCACTAGAATGGGCATTGTGGTGGGAAAGAGCAGCGTTTGGGGCTTTGCGGTGGCGATGGATACCATTTGGGGCATTTTAGTGGGGACAGGGACCAGGATGGGCATCCTGGTGGGGAGTGGAACCATTGTGGTTACTTTGGTGAGGACAAGTACCAAGATGGCCGTCATGGTGGGGACAGGGCAGTAGGGTGGTCATTGTGGTGAGAGCAGGACACCAGAATAAGTGTTGTGGTGGAGATGAAAAACAGGTGAGCTTTGTAGTGGGGCCAGGCACTAGGTCAAGCATCATGGTGGTGACAGGGACTGTACAACTGTACCACTGCACCTGGTCGCCGTGGTGGGGTAAGAGACCAGGATAGGCATCAGGGTGGAGATAGTCAGCAGGATGGGCATTGTTGTAGGACCTGTGGCGGGTATTGTGGTGGAGATAGGTACCAGGATGGGATCGTGGTGGGGACGGGGACCATGGTGAGCACTGTGGTGGGGAAAGGCACCAGGATGGGCATTGGGGTGAGGTTGGGAACTGCGGCAGCCATCACGGTGGAGATGGGCACCATGGTGGAGATGGGCACCCGGACGGGCGCTGTGGTGGGAATGGACGCCATGGTGCGGACTGTGACCGCGGTGGGACAGGGAGTGGAGAGGACGCACGGGGAGCCGGGGGTGACAGCACCCACAGGCACCCTGTTCCTGACACCCTGGGGTGTTGTTGGCAGGAGAAGAAGCCTGAGGTGCCCAAGCTGTCGAAGAAGAAGCTGCGACGCATGAACCGCTTCACCGTGGCTGAGTTGAAGCAGGTGAGGGGACACGGTCCTCTGCCCACCTCAGGGTGGACCCGACACCTGTGTGCCCACCTGGGGACAGCTGTGACACCCTGGGGTGCCCTGTGCCCCCTTAGAGCAGACATGTCACCTATGTGCCCACCTGGGGACAGCTGTGCCACCCTGGGATGCTTCATCCCCACTTCAAGGAGATCATGACACCTATGTACAAGTTTGGGTGACACATAAGGACAGCTGTGACATCCCAGGGTGCCCCATGCCCATCTCAGGGAGGACACGGCGCTCTTGTGCTCAGCTGCGTGCTGTGTGAGGACAGCTGTCCCACCTTGGGGTGCCACGTGCCCACCTCAGGTGGACATGACACCCCCATGTCCACCTGCAAACCAGACTGGGGACCCCTGTGCCACCCAGGCGTGCCACATGCTCACTTTGGGGAGGCTGGGACACCCCTGTGCTCACTTGGGAGCCACCTGGGGATACCTGTGACACCCCAGGGTACCCCGTACCCATCTCAGAGAGGACACAACACCTCCCTTCCTACCTGGGTGCCCCCTGAGGGCACTAGTGGCGCTCCAGGGTGCCCCATACCCACATAGATGATGTTGGGGTGCCCCAGGCCTGCCTGGTGAGCTGGGCCAGGGACGCCCCAGGCCACCCCCAAGGGTGACGCTGGCGCCCGCCTGTGCCCGACAGCTGGTGGCGCGCCCCGACGTGGTGGAGATGCACGATGTGACGGCACAGGACCCCAAGCTCCTAGTGCACCTCAAGGCCACGCGCAACTCTGTGCCTGTCCCCCGGCATTGGTGCTTCAAGCGCAAGTACCTGCAGGGCAAGAGGGGCATCGAGAAGCCGCCCTTCGAGCTGCCCGACTTCATCAAGCGCACCGGCATCCAGGAGATGCGTGAGGCCCTACAGGAGAAGGTACCTCCAGTGCCGGGGCGGGCACCCACCCAGGGTGGCCTTGGGTGGGGATGGGGCCTGTTGAGGGCAGTGAGGATCCATGTGGGATCCTGTGTGTCCATCCATGGCGTTTGGGAGGTGTTGGGGGATCCTCGGTGCCCCTTGGGGACGGTAGGGACATCCTGGGGCCCTGTTGGGGGCGTCCGGGGGATCCTGGATGCCCATCCAGGTGTGTGGGATGTCCTCAGTGATCCTGGGTGCCCATCTAGGGTGTTCAGGATGTTCTGGGAGATCCTCCTGGGTACCTATCTGGTGTTtcgagtgtgttctgggggttCCTGGGTGCCCGTTGTGGGTGGTAGGGATGTTCTGGGGGCCCATCTGGGCATTTTGGATGTCCTGAGGGATCGTGGGCACCCTTTAGGGGTGACCTGAGGGATCCTTGGTGCCCATCCAGGGCATTTGGGTCATCGTGGGTGACCCTGGCTGCACGTCGGAGGCAGTGGGGGACATCCTGGAGGCTTGTTGGAGGCCCCCTGGAGAATCCTGGGTGCCCATCAGAGGCGGCAGGGACATCCTGGAGATCAATCCGGCGTTTAGGATGTACTTCAGGGATCCCAGGTGCCCGTTGGGGGCTTCCAGGAATATCCTGGGTGCCCATCCGGGACATTTGGGGTGTCCTGAGGGATGCTGGGTGCCGCCCACTGGTGGCATCCTGGGGGACCCTGGGTGTCCATTCGAGATGTCCTGGAGGATCCTGGGTGCCTTTTCGGCATGGTGGAAATATCTTGAGGTCCTATTCAGGACATCACGGGGCGCCCATCTGGGGAGTTTGGGATGTCATAGGGGACCCTGGGTGCCCATTCAGGACATCCTGGATGCCCATCTGGGATGTTTGGGACGCGGCAGAGAACCCTGGGTACCTGTCTGGGCTGTTGGGGACATTCTGGTTGATCCTGGGTGCCCAGCTGGGGTGTTGAGGACATCTTGGGTGCCCTCTGGGGGCAGTGGGGACGTCCCGGAGGGCTCTGGGTGCCCCCCTGATGCCCAGCAcccacaggaggagcagaagACGATGAAGTCGAAGATGCGGGAGAAAGTTCGGCCCAAAATGGGCAAAATCGACATCGACTACCAGAAGCTGCACGACGCCTTCTTCAAGTGGCAGACCAAGCCCAAGCTCACCATCCACGGCGACCTCTACTATGAGGTGGGTGCCCTCCAGCACCCACCTCACCACTTCTGGGTGCCCACGGGAGCACCTGGGCAGGTCCCCATCTGCCCCGGGTGCCTCTGtgggtgccccccagcacccaccttgATGTCACCCCCCCACCACGCgcctggacccccccccagcctgcccgggTGCTTCCCTGGGTGCTCCCCTCAACCCCCCACCCTGGGTGGCCCCCTCCATGTCCTTGTGCCCCCCAAACATGTGCCCCCATAGTGTCACTGTGTCCCCAATGGTGTCCCCATGCCTCCCAGCAGTGTCCCAACATCCCCCCAGTGGTGCCACCCTGTCCCCTGCGTCCCCTAACAATGTCCCTCTGTCCCCCTGATGGTGCCACCGTGTCTGTCATGCCAGCCGGTGCCCCATGTCCATCAGCAGTGTCCCTCTGACAGTGCTACCATGTCTCATGCCCACCCAAGGGTGCTGCCCTGTTTCCCGTGTCCCCCAGCTGTGTCCCTATGTCCCGCTGATGGTGCCACCATATCCCTCATGCCCATCAACAATGTCACCCTGTTTCCTGTGTTCCCTAgcagtgtccccatgtccccttaTGGTGCCACCATGTCTCTTGTGCCCTGCTCACAGtgcccctgtgtccccatgtccctggaTGGTGCCATCGTGTCCCTTGTGCCCCCTGATGGTGCCACTCTGTACCTTTTGTCCCCTGGCAATGTCCTTATGTCCCCATGATGGTGCTACGCTGTCACCTTGTCACCTTGATGGTGCCaccctgtcccccgtgtcccccagcatTATCCCCCTGCCCCTACAATGCCACCCTGTCCTCCAGCAGTGTCCCCATGCCCCCCCGTGCCACCTTGTCTCCGCTCCCCCTCCAACGTCCCTGCCACAcggtgtcccccgtccccccccgctgTCCCTCATCCTCCACAACATCCCCCCAACACAGTCCCCTCCCGTGCCAGGGGAAGGAGTTTGAGACACGCCTGAAGGAGAAGAAGCCGGGCGACCTCTCAGACGAGCTGCGCATCGCCCTGGGCATGCCTGTGGGGCCGGTGAGCCGGgcggggggcacccatgggtgcagggggtgcccggggtggggggagggacagGATGAAAGGGAGGGAGTGGGGGGGCACCGTGGGGCACAGCGGGTGCTGACAGGGGGGTACCAAGGGGCACGGTGGGTGCTGGGGGAGCGTAttgggggcacggggggcaccTGTGGGTGCCCTGcctgacgcccccccccccccgcccgcagaGCGCCCACAAGGTGCCCCCGCCCTGGCTCATCGCCATGCAGCGCTACGGGCCTCCCCCCTCCTACCCCAACCTCAAGATCCCCGGCCTCAACTCCCCCATCCCTGAGGTGAGTGGGGGGCTTTGGGGTGCCAAGGGGTCCCATGGAGGggcctcggggtgctgggggtcctgcagagggaggttggggggccTTAGGGTGCTGCGAGGTCCCAGGGAGATGTTGGGGAGGGAGTTGAGGGGGCctcagggtgctgggggaggtCCTGTGGAGGGAGTTTGGGGGGCCTCAGGGTGCTGTGGGGGGTCCTAGGAGGTTCCTGGGGAGAGGATTCGAGGGCCCTTGGGGTACTGGGAGTCATGCGGAGGGGGTTTGAGGGGCCttagggtgctggggggtcccatagggatcccaggaagggggctcggggggcctcagggtgctggggggtcccaggaggctTGTAGGGAGatgttttgggggtttggggtgctgggggtcctgCAGAGGGGGTTTGGGCGGCCTCGGGGTGCTGCAGGGTCCTGGGGAGATGTTGGAGAGAGGGGTTGGGGGGCATCTAGGTGCTGAGGACATCCTAGGAGGGTCCTGGGAGGTCTCGGGGTGCTGGGTTTGTCCcagggaaggggttgggggggggggggccttggggTGCTGGGAGGGATCCTGAGAGGGGATTTAGGGTGCTGCTGGGTCTGAAAGAGTCCTAGGGAGGGAGATATGGGTCCCAGGGAGGACCTGTGGGTGCTGGGGAGTGTCAGGGTCCTGGGTGGGGGGACCTAAGGAGGGGTTTGGGGTCCCAAGGGGGTCCTGGGGTAGGGGAGGGGCGCAGGGAGAGGGTCCCAGAGTGTTCAGGGTGTCAAGGAAGGGGGGGAGGGTCCCTTGGGTGCTATTGGATGacaagagagggggagagaggattTGGGGTCCTGGCTCACAGTCCAGAGGGTCCCTTGGGTGCCCTTAGCCCCCTCAAAACTGTCTGGGGGCGGGCAACACCACCGTCTCCTCAGGGCACTGTTATCGGGGAAGCTTGCAAGTCCAGCACGGCGCTGGGGCCGGTGGGAAGGGTGCcactttggggtggggggggacccgggAGGGGGGCGGGCACCCGTGGGCAGCACCCAACCCCTGCGCGCAGGGCTGCTCCTTCGGGTACCACGCTGGAGGCTGGGGGAAGCCACCCGTGGACGAGACCGGCAAGCCGCTCTACGGGGATGTGTTCGGCACCAACGCCGCCGAGTTCCAGGTACGTCGGCACCCACGGGTGTCCCTGGGCACCCTCAGGCCCCCCACGCCTTCCTGGGCATCTGTGGGCATTCACGGGCTCCCCTGAGCCCTACCAGGCACCTCTGTCTCCTTCCTGGGCACCTCCATCTACCTCGCCTTCCT includes these proteins:
- the SF3B2 gene encoding splicing factor 3B subunit 2, giving the protein MATERPEAAAGPGAGELPPPPPPPAPYAAWAPAELQATLADIGAPAQGSREELVERLQTYTLQTGIVLSRPVLRAEEGDKAAQPPLPGQLPAMAMQHPPVGMVPPPPGMGMSYPLGVGVPPPPPPGMGPPLRVPPGEPGLRVPPGVPPGEPGLSEDERLKLAQQQAALLLQQEERAKQGQHPFGDKVKEQELLEQQKRAAVLLEQERQQELAKLAPAVPRPPQDVGPLGARPPMVPRGSAPVGAPMPGMPMGAPRPRGPPPPPGEESREPDDSTVGPKIPQALEKILQLKEIRQEELITVPGVSADDEMETDSRASLSISASEAEDDAVLSKKERNRKRRNRKKKKRARATRDGAAQSARDSPASTEATDVEIEYVTEEPEIYDPNFVFFKRIFDAFKLTDDVKKDKEKEPDKADRQESATMPKKKGFEDGQKGSEDDSSEDEQEKKPEVPKLSKKKLRRMNRFTVAELKQLVARPDVVEMHDVTAQDPKLLVHLKATRNSVPVPRHWCFKRKYLQGKRGIEKPPFELPDFIKRTGIQEMREALQEKEEQKTMKSKMREKVRPKMGKIDIDYQKLHDAFFKWQTKPKLTIHGDLYYEGKEFETRLKEKKPGDLSDELRIALGMPVGPSAHKVPPPWLIAMQRYGPPPSYPNLKIPGLNSPIPEGCSFGYHAGGWGKPPVDETGKPLYGDVFGTNAAEFQTKAEEEEIDRTPWGELEPSDEESSEEEEEEESDEEKPDETGFITPADSGLITPGGFSSVPAGMETPELIELRKKKIEEAMDGSETPQLFTVVPEKRTATVGTAMMGSTHIYDMSAVMGRKGPVTEAQGVEVALAPEELELDPTAMTQKYEEHVREQQAQVEKEDFSDMVAEHAAKQKQKKRKAQPQDARGGGKKYKEFKF